The following are from one region of the Oenanthe melanoleuca isolate GR-GAL-2019-014 chromosome 23, OMel1.0, whole genome shotgun sequence genome:
- the CRYBG2 gene encoding beta/gamma crystallin domain-containing protein 2 has protein sequence MEPAFRHGKSRAFISSAELSMKQGAAGAPEGRSRFQKVSLVSRRLESSTGSARGRDGSPSRVSLLLQAWEREIVEKTGSSSPTQREHSPSLSLLKDFTAHGPIFSQVYAPAQRPRRQDERGKGGPGGDGSPSPAGAPREVPVHRESYVHGTLLPTRPAGAPGAAPGAPSAAKPGRAPAVPRARQVTVLRTGRDAAAPRGAPNGTCDTAGATRRDSPGQDGSGSAVASAGGEDSPGTTEAAGLLAEGSPEEKDSAQAEPTPVRASPGAGDGPGDPQTSQTSSPQWPSAGAAGQADPAGAGEGSVPDGDGSISATPPRTESPPGAGSTPENPPTEAGDGPEPSSETAASEKAEIELEGDETTGDPQGTAQEPESIPEPPTEPPAPDPPAESPQDAAEEDPELLVDMEILVDTLRNMEPSEMRKAPKAPRQPRPSALGRCAALPPIHEHRVAPRAPLSLPQALRELLARGPAGRPQETPEEEEEIENPYLSPEERAAKGTLRGEPRDSVGGQGWVEVGSLLGTLGDEKAKLVAGGPAEQSGLFRGNVLKGMALLSHFLEQRAAGADEGKPYSRLDNSVLYSRFVAPGAALLELPDGDGATDSPCLRDHNGLGSGGHSGPEMAMLEALSSGSVPPFTEEPESTATLSLDHVLEDKEGLEKINTRPGKIILYSDSGFAGQKREIWDDVPDATSWELSHTISIRVIRGGWVMYEKPRFRGRKCVLAEGDVEIDNPWTAYGDSKGDSGDSKGDSGQRRGSRPFRIGSFKRVVRDYRTPEISLFAEENGEGARLRFSGSAEDTRQRGQALAAASIIVHSGLWLLYSKPFFDDDPYVLEPGGYPNLKAWGAKDPSICSMHPIRLGCPVVERPGEPQVLIYEAAAFQGRSFTISRDIYDLKRVPEPALPTVGSLRVLGGCWVGYEKEGFRGHQYLLEEGEYQDWRHWGGYSKELVSLRLIRTDFSDPALVLFEAMDFEEGPSVELSEALPDTQLAGYGTVTQSIHVLSGVWVAYEGPNYSGEQYILEKGVYRSCEDWGATDCHIASAQPILQVREHNLHFVSKILLFSEPDFLGDHIAFEEDQVALPEAFIPRSCRVRGGSWILFDGQDFAGEQHVLSEGEYPTLSAMGCLCSTAIRSLKKVPLFFSEPSIFLHGLECFEGKEIELNSEVRSLQAEGFNNHVLSVRVKGGIWVLCEHGDFRGRQWLLDCTEITNWLTYSGLQHVGSLYPIRQRRIYFHIRSRKLELFLSVPDDVEDMKAGRVVVSSLSEQSSSVWYYEDGLIKNQVAPTMSLQVIGPAGKGAKAVLWSETRMPRQTWSVDSQGRIHSQMFEDMILDVKGGRSYDRDHAIVWDMADERPTQIWDIQVL, from the exons ATGGAGCCGGCGTTCCGGCACGGCAAGAGCAGAGCCTTCATCTCCAGCGCGGAGCTCAGCATGAAGCAGGGAGCCGCGGGTGCCCCCGAGGGCAGGTCCCGCTTCCAGAAGGTCTCGCTGGTGTCGCGGcgcctggagagcagcaccgGGAGCGCTCGGGGCCGGGACGGGAGCCCCTCCCGCgtgtccctcctgctgcaggcctGGGAGAGGGAGATCGTGGAGAAGACGGGCTCCAGCTCCCCGACCCAGCGGGAGCACTCGccctccctcagcctcctcaAGGACTTCACGGCGCACGGCCCCATCTTCTCGCAGGTCTACGCCCCGGCGCAGCGGCCCCGGCGCCAGGACGAGCGGGGGAAGGGGGGTCCCGGCGGTGACGGCTCCCCCTCCCCGGCCGGAGCCCCCCGCGAGGTGCCCGTGCACAGGGAGAGCTACGTGCACGgcaccctgctgcccacccGCCCCGCGggggctcccggtgccgctcccggtgccccgAGCGCCGCCAAGCCCGGCCGCGCCCCCGCcgtgcccagggccaggcaggtCACGGTGCTGCGCACGGGCAGGGACGCGGCCGCACCGCGGGGGGCTCCAAATGGGACATGCGACACTGCCGGGGCCaccaggagggacagccccGGGCAGGATGGCAGCGGCTCTGCTGTGGCCTCAGCGGGCGGGGAGGACTCGCCGGGCACCACAGAGGCCGCTGGGCTCCTGGCCGAGGGATCCCCCGAGGAGAAGGACTCGGCACAAGCTGAGCCTACTCCGGTGAGGGCAAGTCCGGGGGCCGGTGACGGGCCCGGGGACCCGCAAACCAGTCAGACCAGCTCCCCGCAGTGGCCCTCGGCAGGCGCCGCTGGCCAGGCTGATCCGGCTGGCGCAGGTGAGGGAAGCGTGCCAGACGGGGATGGCAGCATTTCAGCCACGCCACCGAGGACAGAGAGCCCCCCGGGAGCCGGCAGCACCCCCGAGAACCCCCCCACAGAGGCGGGCGATGGTCCAGAGCCTTCATCCGAAACAGCAGCGTCAGAAAAGGCTGAGATTGAGCTGGAGGGGGATGAGACGACGGGAGacccccagggcacagcccaagAGCCTGagagcatcccagagccacccaccgagcccccagcccctgaccCCCCGGCTGAGAGCCCCCAGGACGCGGCCGAGGAGGACCCCGAGCTGCTGGTGGACATGGAGATCTTGGTGGACACTCTGCGCAACATGGAGCCCTCGGAGATGCGGAAGGCGCCCAAGGCCCCGCGGCAGCCCCGCCCGTCGGCGCTGGGCCGCTGCGCAGCCCTGCCCCCCATCCACGAGCACCGCGTggccccccgagcccccctgtccctgccccaggccctgcgggagctgctggcccggggcccggcggggcggccccAGGAGACCCccgaggaagaggaggagatcGAGAATCCCTACCTGAGCCCCGAGGAACGGGCGGCCAAGGGGACCCTCCGTGGGGAGCCCAGGGACAGCGTGGGGGGCCAGGGGTGGGTGGAGGTGGGCTCactcctggggacactgggagatGAAAAAGCCAAACTGGTGGCCGGGGGCCCGGCTGAGCAGAGTGGGCTCTTCCGAGGGAACGTCCTCAAGGGCATGGCGCTGCTCTCGCACTTTTTGGAGCAGCgggcagctggagctgatgaGGGCAAGCCCTACTCCCGCCTGGACAACAGTGTCCTTTACAGCCGCTTCGTGGCCCCCGGCGCCGCCCTGCTCGAGCTGCCCGACGGCGACGGGGCCACAGACTCACCCTGCCTCAGGGACCACAACGGGCTGGGCTCTGGTGGCCATTCTGGCCCCGAGATGGCCATGCTGGAAGCTCTGAGTTctggctctgtccctccctTCACCGAGGAGCCAGAGAGCACCGCGACCCTGAGCCTGGACCATGTCCTG GAGGATAAGGAGGGCTTGGAGAAGATCAACACAAGACCTGGCAAG ATCATCCTGTACTCCGACTCCGGCTTCGCGGGGCAGAAACGGGAGATCTGGGACGATGTCCCAGACGCCACGTCCTGGGAGCTGTCTCACACCATCTCCATCCGAGTCATCCGAGGCGG GTGGGTGATGTACGAGAAGCCGCGGTTCCGCGGGCGCAAGTGCGTCCTGGCCGAGGGGGACGTGGAGATCGACAACCCCTGGACGGCGTACGGGGACAGCaagggggacagcggggacagcaaAGGGGACAGCGGGCAGCGCCGCGGGAGCCGCCCGTTCCGCATCGGCTCCTTCAAGCGGGTGGTGCGG GATTACCGCACCCCCGAGATCAGCCTGTTCGCCGAGGAGAACGGCGAGGGCGCCCGGCTCCGCTTCAGCGGCTCGGCCGAGGACACCCGGCAGCGGGGACAGGCGCTGGCTGCCGCCTCCATCATCGTCCACTCGGGCCT gtGGCTGCTTTACTCCAAGCCTTTCTTTGATGATGATCCCTACGTGCTGGAGCCGGGCGGGTACCCCAATTTAAAGGCTTGGGGAGCCAAGGACCCATCCATCTGCTCCATGCATCCCATCAGGCTG gGCTGCCCCGTCGTGGAGAGACCTGGTGAGCCACAG gtgttGATCTATGaggctgcagctttccagggCCGCAGCTTCACCATCAGCAGAGATATCTACGATCTGAAGCGTGtgcctgagccagccctgcccaccgTGGGCTCCCTGAGAGTGCTGGGGGGCTG ctgggtTGGCTACGAGAAGGAAGGTTTCCGTGGCCACCAGTACCTGCTGGAGGAAGGGGAGTACCAGGACTGGAGGCACTGGGGTGGCTACAGCAAGGAGCTGGTGTCCCTGCGGCTGATCCGGACg GACTTCTCTGACCCAGCACTGGTCCTGTTTGAGGCCATGGACTTTGAGGAGGGGCCAAGTGTGGAGCTGAGCGAGGCGCTGCCTGACACGCAGCTGGCTGGCTATGGCACTGTCACCCAGTCCATCCATGTGCTGAGCGGAGT CTGGGTGGCCTACGAGGGCCCCAACTACTCTGGCGAGCAGTACATCCTGGAGAAGGGGGTGTACCGCAGCTGCGAGGACTGGGGGGCCACCGACTGCCACATCgcctcagcacagcccatcctgCAG GTCAGGGAACACAACCTGCACTTCGTCTCCAAg atCCTGCTTTTCTCAGAGCCTGACTTCTTGGGGGATCACATTGCCTTTGAGGAGGACCAGGTGGCCCTGCCCGAAGCCTTCATCCCACGCTCCTGCCGAGTCCGTGGGGgcag CTGGATCCTGTTCGACGGGCAGGACtttgctggggagcagcacgTGCTGTCTGAGGGTGAGTACCCCACGCTCAGCGCCAtgggctgcctctgctccacCGCCATCCGCTCCTTGAAGAAAGTTCCACTG TTTTTCTCGGAACCCTCCATCTTCCTGCACGGGCTGGAGTGTTTCGAGGGGAAGGAGATCGAGCTCAACTCCGAAGTGCGGAGTCTGCAGGCAGAGGGTTTCAACAACCACGTGCTGTCGGTGCGGGTCAAAGGAGGGAT ctgggtGCTGTGCGAGCACGGAGATTTCCGAGGGCGGCAGTGGCTGCTGGACTGCACCGAGATCACCAACTGGCTGACCTACAGCGGGCTGCAGCACGTGGGGTCCCTCTACCCCATCCGCCAG AGACGGATCTACTTCCACATCAGGAGCAGGAAGCTGGAGCTCTTCCTCTCGGTCCCTGACGATGTGGAGGACATGAAGGCAGGGCGGGTGGTGGTCTCCAGCCTGAGcgagcagagcagctctgtctggTACTACGAGGATGGGCTGATCAAAAACCAG GTGGCCCCCACCATGAGCCTGCAGGTCATCGGGCCGGCGGGGAAGGGCGCCAAGGCCGTGCTCTGGTCCGAGACGCGGATGCCGCGCCAGACCTGGAGCGTCGACTCTCAGGGACGGATCCACAGCCAGATGTTCGAGGACATGATCCTCGATGTCAAGG GCGGCCGAAGCTACGACCGGGACCACGCCATTGTTTGGGACATGGCTGATGAAAGGCCCACACAGATCTGGGACATCCAGGTGCTGTGA
- the LIN28A gene encoding protein lin-28 homolog A, giving the protein MGSVSNQQFAGAKPGEEPAGDSPKAESDSQPLHGSGICKWFNVRMGFGFLSMTAKGGATLDSPVDVFVHQSKLHMEGFRSLKEGEAVEFTFKKSSKGLESIRVTGPGGVFCIGSDRRPKGKSLQKRRSKGDRCYNCGGLDHHAKECKLPPQPKKCHFCQSISHMVANCPLKAQQSPSSQGKPGYFREEEDMHGSALLPESRE; this is encoded by the exons ATGGGGTCTGTTTCCAACCAGCAGTTTGCAG GTGCGAAGCCGGGCGAGGAGCCGGCCGGAGACTCGCCCAAGGCCGAGAGCGATTCGCAGCCGCTGCACGGCTCCGGCATCTGTAAATGGTTCAACGTCCGCATGGGCTTCGGTTTCCTCTCCATGACCGCCAAGGGCGGCGCGACCCTGGACTCGCCCGTCGATGTCTTCGTGCACCAG agCAAGCTCCACATGGAGGGGTTCCGCAGCCTGAAGGAGGGCGAAGCTGTCGAGTTCACCTTCAAGAAATCATCCAAAGGTTTGGAGTCCATTCGAGTGACCGGCCCCGGGGGCGTCTTCTGCATCGGCAGCGACAGGAGGCCCAAAGGGAAGAGCCTCCAGAAGCGCAGATCCAAAGGAGACCG GTGCTACAACTGCGGCGGGCTGGACCACCACGCCAAGGAGTGCAAGCTGCCCCCCCAGCCCAAGAAGTGCCACTTCTGCCAGAGCATCAGCCACATGGTGGCCAACTGCCCCCTGAAGGCACAGCAGTCGCCCAGCTCGCAGGGAAAGCCCGGCTACTTCCGAGAGGAGGAGGACATGCACGGCTCAGCCCTCCTCCCCGAGAGCCGGGAATGA